In Planctomycetia bacterium, the following proteins share a genomic window:
- a CDS encoding efflux RND transporter periplasmic adaptor subunit: MTTTIELLLPARRPELIIRPFSKAGEYVVKNPRKGSYLRIGEQEQFLLLQLDGNRSETDVLQAFHDRFHDPLSKEDLKDFLEMASQRDLLNDGKTPVVATATDDDDDDEDVPVEAGNSRKQSWLYFRYRVLDPDRILNWMAPLLAPIWTRGFFWTSLVAIAMSGILSWTHRQELVTSFGSNLNVETAILVWLITIAVTTFHEFAHGLTCKRFGGEVREMGILVMFFTPCFYCNVSDAWMISEKPKRLWITAAGGYCDLCLWAIAVAVWRVTHQETLVNYVAWVVMSVCGFRGLVNLNPLMRLDGYYLLSDWLEIPNLRRRSQERWMSFVRWALWGAKKPKPEPQGKLLTTYGGFRWLFYVTALDLMYVGLCRWLGERWGIVGLGLATYLAFVIVRRLFRGFTQGELTKMLKTRFARTAVWAVGIVAIVVGLFAFKMEDRSIGTFTVRPAKHVEVRAPVAGFLRAVNYDMGERLETNALIGRLEIPDLESLIAQKNAQQRESEANLRRLQAGPRAEEVREQQFKVERAQAWCELGTKDLERSKQATVEELSRLDQQISASRAEADYAFASLKQAEQLYQRGVMAGQQFMSERKRYDVSLLTLQQVQAQRRAREAGGTLEAEAEAARRKKELADVEAALKLMQAGNRPEEIEAEQARLARIKEELTHLLDTKSKLEIRSPWAGLMTTARMKEKIGQYFEKGALICIVEDSAGLEAEIAVSEQEVSGVEVGQTVELKARALPFRTFGARVARVAPRAEVEQGALQGKVIVYCRLDKSDTELLAGMTGMGRVFRGEMPLASIGANKAMKYLRTEFWW, translated from the coding sequence GTGACGACGACGATCGAACTCCTGCTTCCGGCTCGCCGGCCCGAACTCATCATTCGGCCGTTCAGCAAGGCGGGAGAGTACGTCGTCAAGAATCCGCGAAAGGGATCGTACCTGCGGATCGGCGAACAAGAGCAGTTCTTGTTGTTGCAGCTCGACGGCAACCGCTCGGAAACCGACGTTCTCCAAGCGTTTCACGATCGCTTTCACGATCCTCTCTCGAAGGAAGATCTCAAAGACTTCCTCGAAATGGCGTCGCAACGCGATTTGCTCAACGACGGCAAGACGCCGGTCGTTGCGACCGCGACGGACGATGATGACGACGATGAAGACGTTCCGGTCGAGGCCGGCAATTCGCGCAAGCAGTCATGGCTCTATTTCCGCTACCGGGTACTCGATCCCGATCGGATATTGAACTGGATGGCTCCGCTGCTTGCCCCGATTTGGACACGCGGCTTCTTCTGGACGTCATTAGTAGCAATCGCAATGTCGGGCATCCTCTCCTGGACGCATCGCCAGGAACTGGTGACGTCGTTCGGTAGCAACCTTAACGTCGAAACGGCGATTCTCGTCTGGTTGATCACGATCGCCGTGACGACGTTTCATGAGTTTGCCCACGGCCTGACATGTAAGCGCTTCGGCGGTGAAGTTCGCGAGATGGGCATCCTCGTGATGTTCTTCACACCCTGTTTCTATTGCAACGTCTCCGACGCGTGGATGATTTCCGAAAAGCCGAAACGACTTTGGATCACGGCAGCCGGCGGCTACTGCGATCTGTGTCTTTGGGCGATTGCGGTTGCCGTGTGGCGGGTCACGCACCAGGAAACGTTGGTTAATTACGTGGCTTGGGTCGTTATGTCGGTCTGCGGCTTCCGCGGGCTCGTCAACCTCAACCCACTCATGCGGCTCGATGGCTACTACCTGCTGAGCGATTGGTTGGAGATTCCGAACCTCCGCCGCCGCTCGCAGGAACGCTGGATGAGCTTCGTGCGGTGGGCGCTATGGGGCGCGAAGAAACCTAAGCCCGAGCCGCAAGGGAAGCTGCTTACGACGTATGGCGGCTTTCGTTGGCTGTTCTACGTCACTGCTCTCGATTTGATGTACGTCGGTTTGTGTCGGTGGTTGGGAGAACGTTGGGGGATCGTCGGCTTGGGGCTGGCGACGTATTTGGCATTCGTAATCGTACGGCGGTTGTTTCGCGGATTCACTCAAGGGGAGTTGACGAAAATGTTGAAGACTCGGTTCGCTCGCACCGCCGTCTGGGCAGTCGGAATCGTCGCCATCGTCGTCGGCCTGTTCGCCTTCAAGATGGAAGACCGATCGATCGGCACGTTCACGGTTCGCCCGGCAAAGCACGTCGAAGTCAGAGCTCCGGTCGCAGGCTTCCTCCGTGCCGTCAACTACGACATGGGCGAACGGCTTGAAACGAATGCTCTCATCGGTCGCTTGGAAATTCCGGATCTCGAAAGCCTCATCGCGCAGAAGAACGCCCAGCAACGGGAATCGGAAGCAAACCTCCGCCGCTTGCAAGCCGGTCCGAGGGCTGAAGAAGTTCGTGAGCAACAATTCAAAGTCGAGCGAGCTCAAGCTTGGTGCGAGCTCGGCACGAAGGACCTTGAGCGGTCCAAGCAAGCCACGGTTGAAGAGCTTTCGCGACTCGATCAGCAAATCTCGGCGAGTCGAGCCGAAGCCGACTACGCGTTCGCTTCCCTCAAGCAAGCCGAACAGCTTTATCAACGAGGCGTGATGGCCGGTCAGCAGTTTATGTCGGAGCGTAAGCGTTACGACGTCAGCCTGCTCACCCTGCAACAAGTGCAAGCCCAGCGCCGCGCTCGGGAAGCCGGTGGCACGCTCGAAGCCGAAGCCGAAGCGGCTCGTCGCAAGAAGGAGCTCGCCGACGTCGAAGCGGCGCTCAAGCTAATGCAGGCCGGCAACCGCCCGGAAGAAATCGAAGCCGAACAGGCTCGTTTGGCGCGTATCAAGGAAGAGTTGACTCACTTGCTCGATACGAAGAGCAAGCTTGAGATCCGCAGCCCATGGGCCGGCCTCATGACCACCGCTCGTATGAAAGAGAAGATCGGCCAATACTTCGAGAAGGGGGCGCTGATCTGCATCGTCGAAGATTCCGCCGGCTTGGAAGCGGAAATCGCCGTCTCCGAGCAAGAAGTCTCCGGCGTCGAGGTCGGACAAACGGTCGAACTCAAGGCCCGAGCCCTGCCGTTCCGCACGTTCGGCGCTCGAGTCGCCCGAGTAGCTCCGCGCGCCGAAGTCGAACAAGGGGCCTTGCAAGGTAAGGTGATCGTGTACTGCCGCCTCGACAAGTCGGATACGGAACTCTTGGCCGGCATGACCGGCATGGGCCGAGTCTTCCGCGGCGAGATGCCGTTGGCCTCGATCGGGGCCAACAAAGCGATGAAGTATCTGCGGACTGAGTTCTGGTGGTAA
- a CDS encoding TolC family protein, whose protein sequence is MANDSYNSSFHTLPCRRAISLVVIASLLLQIGCAPTYKPPKRSDYFRAEPLAVEQTPPLHQGFDPYRVADPPIGAETPTMPVPPVVGNGGERPLSLEEAIRFGLGNSGVVRVLDGSGGSVAAATLYDPELADARARIPLAAFDPYVTSSVYSNWINLPPNAVFGPGLAEPTKRDELGFTAALAKPWITGGESRIAYNPPLGYLYLPLGTTSFNPLYTSNTEFSLRQPLLKGAGIDVNKAPIRIAHLQRDQTLYETKQAAMAAVRSITEAYWDLHASTAAAKAIEEVIPLLERVVQIEQERFAAQRSVRADVAKVESQLRAVRQQGIQARSAVVQRELRLRNLLGLPPSDGTCLVLTSQPLQAPATLDMQASTATAMELRPDLIRQRLAVRTRETALLAAKNAGLPQLDAVALYRWNGVGNQLGDALQEMYGTQYTDWQTSMTFTMPLGRRAAAAGIRSAAIQLSREQALLRQATHSAIHQINSLTQEAEYTYRLYAEANARLLANVDWLGGAKIRYENPPPAGESTDWLLAATNDYLSALRSQADAATDTQTFLARYNALLARLNEARGTILTDYGVEWERGEFRESRTVASAPESMSYAFSGPTAKVVGEAVPSRDFSDDVVLPPPSATPPPTVIGPPPTTPKLKSPPPPISMPMPPTSKLQPLPMSPNTVVPATYTPNVPQSGFSNPNAPLQKPMNPHFSPSQLPPPGRARAGAPAAVN, encoded by the coding sequence ATGGCGAACGACTCGTACAATTCGAGCTTCCATACGCTCCCTTGCCGCCGCGCGATCTCGCTCGTCGTCATCGCGTCGCTGCTGCTGCAGATCGGATGCGCGCCGACTTATAAGCCGCCGAAACGGAGTGACTATTTCCGGGCCGAGCCGCTGGCCGTCGAGCAGACCCCTCCACTCCATCAGGGCTTCGATCCCTATCGGGTGGCCGATCCGCCGATCGGCGCCGAAACTCCGACGATGCCCGTTCCACCGGTAGTCGGCAATGGCGGCGAGCGACCGCTAAGCCTTGAAGAAGCAATCCGGTTCGGACTTGGGAACTCCGGTGTCGTCCGTGTGTTGGATGGCAGCGGAGGAAGCGTTGCCGCTGCGACGCTGTACGATCCGGAACTCGCCGATGCTCGTGCGCGGATTCCGTTGGCTGCGTTCGATCCCTACGTGACGTCGTCGGTCTATTCCAACTGGATCAATCTGCCGCCGAATGCGGTCTTCGGCCCCGGTTTGGCGGAACCGACGAAGCGGGACGAACTCGGCTTCACCGCTGCGCTTGCGAAGCCTTGGATCACCGGTGGTGAATCTCGAATCGCCTACAACCCACCGCTCGGCTACTTGTATTTGCCGTTGGGAACGACGTCGTTCAATCCGCTCTACACGTCGAACACGGAGTTCTCGTTGCGACAGCCGCTGTTGAAAGGAGCCGGAATCGACGTCAACAAAGCGCCGATTCGCATCGCGCATTTGCAGCGCGATCAAACGCTCTATGAAACCAAACAAGCGGCGATGGCCGCGGTTCGCAGCATCACCGAGGCCTATTGGGATCTTCACGCCTCGACAGCGGCGGCGAAGGCGATCGAAGAGGTGATTCCGTTGCTCGAGCGGGTCGTGCAGATCGAGCAGGAGCGATTCGCCGCTCAGCGCAGTGTGCGGGCCGACGTCGCCAAAGTGGAATCGCAACTCCGCGCCGTGCGCCAACAAGGTATTCAAGCTCGTTCGGCGGTCGTGCAGCGTGAGTTGCGGCTGCGGAATCTCCTGGGCTTGCCGCCGAGCGACGGCACGTGCTTAGTCCTCACCTCACAACCGCTTCAGGCTCCGGCGACTCTTGACATGCAAGCGTCAACGGCGACTGCGATGGAGCTTCGGCCCGACCTGATTCGGCAGCGCTTGGCCGTGCGGACGCGCGAGACGGCTCTGCTCGCGGCGAAGAACGCAGGCTTGCCGCAACTCGACGCCGTGGCGCTCTACCGCTGGAACGGCGTCGGTAATCAATTGGGCGATGCGCTCCAAGAGATGTACGGCACGCAATACACCGACTGGCAAACATCGATGACATTTACGATGCCGCTCGGTCGGCGTGCCGCTGCCGCAGGAATTCGCTCTGCCGCGATTCAGCTTTCACGCGAGCAGGCGCTCCTTCGCCAAGCGACGCATTCTGCAATTCATCAGATCAATTCGCTGACGCAGGAAGCCGAGTATACCTACCGACTCTATGCGGAAGCGAACGCCCGATTGCTTGCCAACGTCGATTGGTTGGGCGGTGCGAAGATTCGTTACGAGAATCCACCGCCGGCAGGTGAGAGTACCGATTGGCTCTTGGCGGCGACGAACGATTATCTTTCCGCCTTGCGTTCGCAGGCCGATGCCGCAACCGACACGCAAACCTTCCTGGCACGATACAACGCCTTGCTGGCTCGCTTGAACGAAGCCCGCGGCACGATTCTCACCGACTATGGCGTAGAATGGGAGCGGGGCGAGTTCCGCGAGTCTCGCACGGTCGCATCGGCTCCGGAATCGATGTCGTATGCCTTCAGCGGCCCGACCGCAAAAGTCGTTGGTGAAGCGGTGCCGTCCCGCGACTTCTCGGACGATGTCGTGCTGCCCCCACCCTCGGCTACGCCACCACCTACTGTGATCGGACCGCCCCCGACTACGCCCAAGTTGAAGTCACCACCACCGCCGATTTCGATGCCGATGCCACCGACGTCGAAGCTGCAACCGCTGCCGATGTCGCCGAACACCGTCGTGCCGGCCACTTATACTCCCAACGTGCCGCAGTCGGGCTTTTCAAATCCGAACGCGCCGCTTCAGAAGCCTATGAACCCTCACTTCTCGCCGAGTCAGTTGCCGCCGCCGGGCCGAGCTCGCGCCGGGGCGCCCGCCGCGGTCAATTGA